The following are encoded together in the Streptomyces sp. NBC_00341 genome:
- a CDS encoding glycoside hydrolase family 38 C-terminal domain-containing protein, whose product PTHQNTSWEWAKFEACNHRFVHVDEPGWGVAIVNDATYGHDVTRAVRTGTDAGTTTTVRASLLRAPRYPDPETDQGVHRFHHALVPGATIGDAVREGHRANLPERRVTGTAAEVAPLVTVDNDAVVVSAVKLADDRSGDLVVRLYEAHGGRARATVRADGFATARAVPTDLLERPLTDAEPPAENAGGVVLALRPFQLVTLRLPRA is encoded by the coding sequence GGCCCACCCACCAGAACACGAGCTGGGAGTGGGCCAAGTTCGAGGCCTGCAACCACCGTTTCGTGCACGTCGACGAGCCGGGCTGGGGTGTCGCGATCGTGAACGACGCGACGTACGGCCACGACGTGACGCGTGCCGTGCGGACCGGGACCGACGCCGGCACGACCACGACCGTACGGGCGTCGCTGCTGCGTGCGCCCCGCTACCCCGACCCCGAGACCGACCAGGGCGTCCACCGGTTCCACCACGCACTGGTGCCGGGCGCGACGATCGGTGACGCGGTCCGCGAGGGCCACCGGGCCAACCTGCCGGAGCGCCGGGTCACCGGCACCGCCGCCGAGGTCGCGCCACTGGTGACGGTGGACAACGACGCCGTCGTGGTCAGCGCGGTGAAGCTGGCCGACGACCGCAGCGGTGACCTGGTCGTACGCCTCTACGAAGCGCATGGCGGACGGGCCCGCGCCACCGTGCGCGCCGACGGCTTCGCCACCGCGAGGGCCGTCCCGACGGACCTCCTGGAGCGCCCGCTCACCGACGCCGAACCGCCGGCGGAGAACGCCGGCGGCGTGGTGCTCGCGCTGCGGCCGTTCCAACTGGTCACCCTGCGCCTGCCCCGCGCCTGA